One window of the Calditerrivibrio sp. genome contains the following:
- the metG gene encoding methionine--tRNA ligase subunit beta, translating to RTSFKWGIPVPGDPKHIIYVWIDALSNYISALGYPNVEDLFGKYWPANYHIVGKDILRFHTVYWPTMLMSIGIPLPKSVFAHGWWTVEGQKMSKSLGNAIDPNWLVEKFGVDQIRYFLMREVPFGLDGDFSFKALIHRVNSDLSNDLGNLLNRTLGMLGRYFDGVVQPYTVSDEADDKIADQIINTFKEIDKNLNELAFNKALIVIWDLIGALNKYIDTMAPWSLAKDPNKKDRLGSVLYTVLDGIRALSLMLYPFMPSTALEIRRQLNTKREIYKSTFDDLLKVRVLEHGQKIGEIKQLFPRIEEEKLQFEIKKETEETKQSEMIDYDYFSKMQLKAAKIIAAEKVEKSEKLLKLKVDLGNEQKQIIAGIAKSYAPEELLGKTVVIVSNLKPAKLMGLTSEGMVLAAFDGEKHHVVELPDNVPAGSIVK from the coding sequence TAGAACTTCATTTAAATGGGGCATACCTGTACCTGGTGATCCTAAACACATAATATATGTATGGATAGATGCCCTATCAAACTACATATCAGCATTGGGTTATCCCAATGTAGAAGATCTTTTTGGAAAATACTGGCCTGCAAACTATCATATTGTGGGCAAGGATATCCTAAGATTCCACACCGTCTACTGGCCAACTATGCTTATGAGTATCGGTATACCTTTGCCAAAATCTGTTTTTGCCCATGGTTGGTGGACAGTGGAAGGTCAAAAAATGTCCAAATCCTTAGGTAACGCTATTGATCCTAATTGGTTGGTGGAGAAATTCGGTGTAGATCAGATAAGGTATTTTCTGATGAGGGAAGTGCCTTTCGGATTAGATGGGGATTTTTCTTTTAAGGCACTGATACATAGAGTAAATAGTGACCTATCAAATGATCTCGGTAACCTATTAAATAGAACATTGGGAATGCTGGGTAGATATTTCGATGGTGTAGTCCAACCCTACACCGTATCAGATGAAGCAGATGATAAAATTGCCGATCAGATTATAAATACATTCAAAGAAATAGACAAAAACTTAAACGAACTTGCCTTTAATAAAGCCCTTATCGTTATATGGGATCTCATAGGAGCCCTGAATAAATATATTGACACCATGGCACCCTGGTCCCTTGCCAAAGACCCCAATAAAAAGGATAGATTGGGATCGGTTTTGTACACTGTACTCGATGGTATTAGAGCACTTTCTCTAATGCTGTATCCTTTTATGCCCAGCACAGCCTTAGAAATTAGAAGACAACTCAATACCAAAAGAGAGATCTATAAATCTACATTTGATGATCTATTAAAAGTAAGAGTCTTAGAGCATGGACAAAAGATCGGTGAAATTAAACAGCTTTTCCCAAGAATCGAAGAAGAAAAACTCCAGTTTGAAATAAAGAAAGAAACAGAAGAAACAAAACAAAGTGAAATGATCGATTACGACTATTTTTCAAAAATGCAGCTAAAAGCTGCTAAAATAATTGCAGCAGAAAAAGTTGAAAAATCAGAAAAATTACTAAAACTCAAAGTAGATCTTGGAAATGAACAAAAACAGATCATAGCAGGTATTGCTAAAAGCTATGCTCCAGAAGAACTTTTAGGTAAGACAGTGGTAATTGTATCAAACTTAAAACCAGCAAAACTAATGGGTCTAACATCAGAAGGTATGGTATTAGCAGCTTTTGATGGAGAGAAACACCATGTTGTAGAACTTCCAGATAATGTCCCAGCTGGGAGCATTGTAAAGTGA